One genomic window of Panicum hallii strain FIL2 chromosome 6, PHallii_v3.1, whole genome shotgun sequence includes the following:
- the LOC112898077 gene encoding spidroin-1-like, giving the protein MDRADSTVTSVMPGRRKLYWDEVIGELVKLYSHGKLRSMWLGLYLVIDTSTHGAITIQDDEGNIHKERERAGIPVGRGAGGGGRRGAAGLAVGARGAAAWDLGDGGGGSQGRGVGPRGQRGRGRDLGGCGGDRHRWAAGRRQGGRGAAPVATAAAAAVAAGRWGGGGLCKQDNQIVGR; this is encoded by the exons ATGGATAGGGCGGACTCGACAGTCACCTCCGTCATGCCCGGGAGGAGGAAGTTGTATTGGGATGAGGTTATTGGGGAACT GGTAAAGTTGTACAGTCATGGGAAGTTACGGAGCATGTGGCTAGGATTGTACCTCGTCATCGACACATCAACTCATGGAGCCATAACGATCCAAGACGATGAAGGTAACATCCATAAG GAAAGAGAACGGGCAGGCATACCTGTGGgccgcggggccggcggcggtgggcggcggggggCCGCGGGGTTGGCGGTGGGGGCCCGCGGGGCCGCGGCGTGGGACCTCGGGGACGGTGGCGGGGGCTcgcagggccgcggcgtgggacCTCGAGGGCAGCGGGGCCGCGGCAGGGACCTCGGGGGTTGCGGCGGGGACCGGCACCGGtgggccgcggggcggcggcaggggggcCGGGGGGCAGCGCCGGTGGCcactgctgcggcggcggcggtggcagcggGGCGCTGGGGCGGGGGCGGCTTGTGTAAGCAGGACAACCAAATCGTGGGGAGGTAG
- the LOC112898078 gene encoding polycomb group protein FIE2-like — translation MAEHAPLEGLGCEVLVGSVDYPSLKRLYKPRSKLTEGKCPLYGIGFNFLDARYYDTFATVGGNRVTTYRCLENGSFALLQAYIDEDKDESFYTLSWACDDVDSAPPLLVVGGCSGIIRVINCATEKIAKSLVGHGGSINEIRTQALKPSLIISASKDESVRLWNVHTGICILVFAGAGGHRNDVLSVDFHPNDITCFASCGMDNTVKIWSMKEFWVYVEKSYSWTDLQSKFPTKYVQLPVLNAVVHSDYVDCTRWLGDFILSKSVEHEIVLWEPKIKENSPGEGSIDILQKYPVPKCDNWFIKFSCDFHFNQLAIGNCEGAIYLWEVQSSPPVLTARLYNEQCKSLIRQTAVSFDGSTILGAGEDGNIWRWDEVDQHSVNEKKQFPIALLDFDVLIVGPPLTRPWMRSSTAVAIAAATTIAEKINTVHKSILRRGILQR, via the exons ATGGCGGAGCATGCCCCGCTGGAGGGGCTAGGTTGTGAGGTGCTGGTCGGGTCGGTCGATTATCCAAGCTTGAAGCGGTTGTATAAGCCCCGAAGCAAGCTCACGGAGGGGAAGTGCCCACTCTATGGCATCGGGTTCAACTTCTTGGATGCGCGCTACTACGACACCTTTGCCACCGTTGGCGGCAATCGT GTGACAACTTACCGCTGCCTCGAGAATGGTAGTTTTGCTCTTCTACAAGCATACATTGATGAGGAT AAGGATGAATCATTCTACACTCTAAGCTGGGCTTGTGATGATGTCGATAGCGCACCACCACTGCTGGTGGTAGGAGGATGCAGTGGGATCATTCGGGTCATTAATTGTGCTACCGAGAAGATAGCTAAG AGCTTAGTTGGCCACGGTGGTTCAATAAATGAGATAAGAACTCAAGCACTAAAGCCTTCACTCATCATCTCTGCCAGCAAG GATGAATCTGTTAGGCTCTGGAATGTCCATACTGGCATATGCATCTTGGTCTTCGCAGGAGCAGGAGGCCATCGCAATGACGTATTGAGTGTT GACTTCCACCCTAATGATATCACATGCTTTGCAAGCTGTGGCATGGATAATACTGTGAAAATCTGGTCAATGAAAG AATTTTGGGTATATGTCGAGAAATCATATTCATGGACTGATCTTCAATCAAAGTTTCCAACAAAATATGTCCAACTTCCG GTCTTGAATGCTGTTGTACACTCTGACTATGTTGATTGTACTAGATGGCTTGGTGACTTCATCCTGTCAAAG AGTGTTGAACATGAAATTGTGCTTTGGGAACCAAAAATAAAAGAGAATAGTCCAGGGGAG GGAAGCATCGATATTCTTCAGAAGTACCCTGTGCCAAAGTGTGACAACTGGTTTATCAAATTTTCATGTGATTTTCACTTCAATCAGCTGGCAATAG GCAACTGTGAAGGTGCAATCTATTTGTGGGAAGTACAGTCCAGCCCTCCAGTCCTAACTGCTAG GCTGTATAATGAGCAATGCAAATCTCTGATAAGGCAGACAGCAGTGTCCTTTGATGGAAG CACAATCCTTGGAGCTGGCGAGGATGGAAATATCTGGCGATGGGACGAAGTGGATCAACACAGTGTCAATGAAAAGAAGCAA TTCCCAATTGCCTTACTTGATTTTGATGTCTTGATAGTTGGACCTCCACTTACCAG GCCATGGATGCGCTCGTCCACCGCGGTCGCCATCGCTGCTGCCACCACCATCGCGGAAAAGATCAACACCGTGCATAAGAGCATCCTTCGAAGGGGAATTTTGCAGAGATGA
- the LOC112897232 gene encoding amino acid permease 3-like: MSHTVCVAPLDNRGMEVELGAAGDRAESRSEAEPPKLLVDDDGRPLRTGTLWTASAHIITAVIGSGVLSLAWGVAQLGWAAGPAVMVLFAAVIYYTSTLLTECYRSGDPVFGPRNRTYIDAVRATLGESKERLCCAIQLSNLFGIGIGVSIAASVSMQAIRRAGCFHYRGHDDPCHASTSPYIAIFGVMQVVFSQIPDLDKVWWLSIVAAIMSLSYSTIGVSLGAAEIVANRGLRGSLAGIISTGARVTVMQKVWRNLQAFGNIAFAYGFSIILLEIQDTIKSPPPSEAVVMKKATAVSVAVTTVIYLLCGCVGYAAFGSAAPDNMLTGFGFYEPFWLLDVANAFVVVHLVGTYQVMTQPVFAYVERRASAAWPGSALVRETDVRVGRIMAFSVSPIRMAWRTAYVCVTTAVAMLLPFFGSVVGFIGAVSFWPLTVYFPVEMYIAHRRVARGSTQWLLLHALSAGCLVVSIAAAAGSIAGVVEELKAHNPFCWSC; encoded by the exons ATGTCGCACACCGTTTGCGTGGCGCCTCTCGACAATCGCGGCAtggaggtggagctgggcgccgccggtgaccgTGCTGAAAGTCGCTCAGAGGCAGAGCCGCCCAAGCTGCTAGTTGATGATGACGGACGGCCGCTGCGCACCGGCACACTGTGGACGGCCAGCGCGCACATCATCACGGCAGTCATCGGCTCCGGGGTGCTCTCGCTCGCGTGGGGTGTCGCGCAGTTGGGATGGGCGGCGGGCCCCGCCGTGATGGTGCTCTTCGCCGCCGTCATCTACTACACCTCCACCCTCCTCACCGAGTGCTACCGCTCCGGCGACCCTGTGTTCGGCCCGCGGAACCGCACCTACATCGACGCCGTGCGCGCCACGCTGGGCGAGTCCAAGGAGAGGCTCTGCTGCGCCATCCAGCTCTCGAACCTTttcggcatcggcatcggcgtCTCGATCGCCGCGTCCGTCAGCATGCA GGCGATCAGGAGGGCGGGCTGCTTCCACTACAGAGGGCACGATGACCCGTGCCACGCCTCCACCAGCCCGTACATCGCCATCTTCGGCGTCATGCAGGTCGTCTTCTCGCAGATCCCCGACCTAGACAAGGTATGGTGGCTCTCAATTGTCGCCGCTATCATGTCCTTGTCCTACTCCACCATCGGTGTCTCCCTTGGTGCCGCGGAGATCGTAG CAAACAGAGGACTAAGGGGCAGCCTCGCTGGCATCATCAGTACCGGCGCCAGGGTGACCGTGATGCAGAAGGTCTGGCGCAACCTGCAGGCCTTTGGAAACATCGCGTTCGCTTACGGTTTCTCTATCATTCTGCTCGAAATCCAG GACACAATaaagtcgccgccgccgtcggaggCTGTGGTGATGAAGAAGGCGACGGCGGTGAGCGTGGCGGTGACCACTGTGATTTACCTGCTGTGCGGGTGCGTGGGGTACGCGGCGTTCGGCAGCGCGGCCCCCGACAACATGCTCACGGGCTTCGGCTTCTACGAACCCTTTTGGCTGCTGGACGTGGCGAACGCCTTCGTTGTGGTGCACCTGGTGGGCACCTACCAGGTCATGACCCAGCCGGTCTTCGCCTATGTCGAGCGCCGGGCATCCGCCGCGTGGCCCGGCAGCGCGCTGGTCCGCGAGACGGACGTCAGAGTGGGCCGAATCATGGCATTCTCCGTGAGCCCGATCCGGATGGCTTGGCGCACGGCGTACGTATGCGTGACCACGGCGGTGGCCATGCTGCTGCCCTTCTTCGGCTCCGTGGTAGGATTCATCGGGGCAGTCTCCTTCTGGCCGCTCACCGTGTACTTCCCTGTGGAGATGTACATCGCGCACCGCAGGGTGGCACGGGGAAGCACGCAGTGGCTGCTCCTACATGCGCTCAGTGCTGGGTGCCTCGTCGTGTCCATCGCTGCTGCGGCTGGGTCAATCGCCGGCGTCGTGGAAGAGCTCAAGGCGCACAACCCGTTCTGCTGGTCGTGCTAG
- the LOC112898079 gene encoding zinc finger BED domain-containing protein RICESLEEPER 2-like: protein MVIEDEQPFCFGEKSGLRKFMAKACPRFQLPSRRTCTRDIVRCYFQEKAKLKKFFKDSCQRVCLTTDCWTSQQQDGYMTVTASFIDDNWKMHKKVIGFFMVKGHKGDDIGKNVIRCMTEWGLERVMTITVDNASTNDTGIGYLRRQLSGTNIANGKYLHMRCAAHIVNLIVQDGLKELDLSVKRVRAAIRYIRNGGSRIAKFKELIGEEKLTNKPFLKLDVPTRWNSTCIMLKAAIVYEKVFTRLVDEDMSYVIDLSEARDGFGHPDETDWENVKKMADFLEHFHDLTVRVSATLHVTSHTFFHEIGEVHLLIQSWLNSTDVVQSAMGRRMKDKFDKYWGLWHTSNSNTIVNDRRRGKGKEKENINLLIFVAGCLDPRYKLSMYTKITVEEIFGEERGQIVWEAIDTCVHELFEEYKKMYGPTEETSDAIDPVASKGGRGGKLKEVIAKRMRLGNASSNNTKSELDKYLAKETEETEMKIDLLVWWKASEQRFPILSRLARDVLAIPISSVASESAFSTSGRILDDFRISLTPFMLEALVCTQDWLRWSVPVDIEENIEELTMMEQELIEEFGAKEKGKQ from the exons ATGGTCATAGAAGATGAGCAACCATTTTGCTTTGGTGAGAAATCAGGATTGAGAAAGTTTATGGCGAAAGCATGCCCACGTTTTCAGCTTCCATCTAGAAGAACATGTACTAGAGATATAGTTCGATGCTACTTCCAAGAGAAAGCCAAGCTGAAGAAATTCTTCAAAGACTCTTGTCAAAGGGTATGCTTAACAACAGATTGCTGGACTTCTCAGCAGCAAGATGGCTACATGACCGTGACTGCTAGTTTTATTGATGATAATTGGAAAATGCATAAGAAAGTGATTGGTTTCTTCATGGTGAAGGGGCACAAAGGTGATGACATTGGTAAAAATGTGATCAGATGCATGACTGAATGGGGATTAGAGAGAGTAATGACTATAACAGTTGACAATGCAAGTACCAATGACACTGGTATTGGTTATTTGAGGAGGCAACTAAGCGGAACAAATATTGCTAATGGCAAGTACTTGCACATGAGGTGTGCAGCACACATTGTTAACCTCATCGTGCAAGATGGCCTAAAAGAACTGGACCTCTCTGTGAAGCGTGTTAGAGCTGCTATTAGGTATATTCGAAATGGAGGTTCAAGAATAGCTAAATTTAAGGAACTTATAGGGGAAGAGAAGTTGACCAATAAGCCATTTTTGAAGCTTGACGTCCCAACAAGATGGAACTCCACTTGTATCATGCTTAAAGCTGCAATTGTTTATGAGAAAGTGTTCACTAGGTTAGTTGATGAAGACATGAGTTATGTTATTGACCTATCTGAAGCAAGGGATGGATTTGGTCACCCTGATGAAACTGATTGGGAAAATGTGAAGAAGATGGCTGATTTTCTAGAACATTTCCATGATCTTACTGTCCGTGTCTCTGCTACACTCCATGTTACTTCACATACATTCTTTCATGAGATTGGAGAAGTGCACTTGTTGATTCAATCCTGGTTGAATAGTACAGATGTTGTGCAATCAGCTATGGGCAGGAGAATGAAagataaatttgacaaatattGGGGACTTTGGCACACCAGCAATAGCAATACAATTGTGAATGAcaggaggaggggaaagggaaaggagaaggagaacATAAATTTATTGATTTTTGTTGCTGGTTGTCTTGATCCAAGATACAAGTTATCTATGTACACAAAGATAACTGTTGAAGAGATATTTGGTGAGGAAAGGGGACAAATAGTTTGGGAAGCAATTGACACTTGTGTTCATGAGTTATTTGAAGAATACAAGAAAATGTATGGTCCAACTGAAGAGACATCTGATGCAATTGATCCAGTAGCATCAAAGGGAGGTAGAGGGGGCAAACTGAAGGAAGTCATCGCTAAGAGGATGAGACTAGGCAATGCTTCAAGCAACAATACCAAGTCTGAACTTGACAAATATCTTGCTAAAGAAACTGAAGAAACCGAAATGAAGATTGACCTTTTAGTGTGGTGGAAGGCATCTGAGCAGAGGTTCCCAATTTTGTCTCGCTTGGCCCGCGATGTTCTTGCTATACCTATCTCATCAGTAGCTTCAGAGTCGGCATTTAGCACAAGTGGACGCATTCTAGATGACTTCCGAATCTCCCTTACTCCATTCATGCTTGAAGCACTAGTATGTACACAAGATTGGCTAAGATGGTCGGTACCCGTTGACATTGAAGAGAATATCGAGGAATTAACTATGATGGAACAAG AATTAATTGAGGAATTTGGTGCAAAAGAAAAAGGTAAACAATAA